In the Spirochaetia bacterium 38H-sp genome, AATCAAGATCTATAAGTGCCTGTTTTACCGTTCCCCTGTGCAGCATGTTGAGATAGAGGATGTCTTCTTTTTCTTCCAGTTCCTGATATGAGAGCATAAGATATTTTTTGAGGCTGCGATATGAGAGTATCTCTCTTTTGCTCAACGGTGGTTTTATCTTAAGACAAAGTGTATCTTCCCTTGCTGTTGGGAGAAGGACGACAGAATCCGCTCTGTCTATGGTATGCCGTATAAAGTCAAGGAGGGACTGAGGCACCGGATATTTGGAGAATTTATTGAGAGTTAATCCTATATCCTCATAGGAAATACCGGCAGAAGCTGCGTTCCACAGAGATAATGGGCTTATCCTGTATGTATGCATATAGTCAGGAGAGCTTATAAGCTCAGAAAATGCGGATATCTTTGCTCTGGCTTCTTCTGCAAAAGGGTTGGCTATTTCCAGAAGTAGTGTGCCGTCACTTTGTGCTATAACGGGTCCGTTTATGTCCATTGTATTAAGTAAGGTATACATAAGGAGCTCTTTTTGCAAGTAAAGCATGTGAGACGATGTTTGTATTTAATGAAAGGTTTTTATATAAAAAAGATGTAGTTGATAAAGAATACGATATGATATGCCTTGGAGCGATGTTTCTAGCGAAACATCCAAGAAAACGGTTTGTATGTATATGTTTTATCAGTGAAAACAATAGTTTTCCTGTGATAGATACTTTTTGTTCTTTATTACTTGGGTATTGGTTTATGATTTTTTCTATTTCTTTCTGTGTTATCGGTATACAGAAATCAAGTTTTATGTATTCTGCTATCGTATATGAGCTTATTGGTATGTAAAACATATATGTTGGTTTGTTTTTGTAATCATTTTAACTCTTTATTTTTGTAATATAAGGAAATATATTTTTTTTATTTTTTGTTGACAGCTTCAAAGGGCACGTGTTACTATTTTTCAAACACCATTATGGTGTGCAGCCTGTATGGCTGCAAAGAAAATTTTCAGGAGGGATGTTATGAAGAAAACCCTATTGACTCTCCTTATGTTTGCACTGGTGGCAGGTTTTGCTTTTGCAAGCGCCAGCCAGGAGACCGGAGGAGGAAAAAAGGTAACTATCGATGTTCTTGCGTACGGCGATAATGCCAATCCGGAAGGACAGAACTGGATCCGCATAGTAGAAGCTTTTATGAATGAGAACCCCAACGTAGATGTTAAGTATGAGCTTCTCTATGATGAGGCCTACCATCAGAAGGTTACGGCTCGTCTTGCTTCTGGCGATGTGCCTGATATGGCATATATGGGAGCTGATGCACGCTGGGGTAAACCCTGGCAGGAAGCAGGTCAGCAGGTTGACCACAGACCTTTTCTTGATGCTAACTATTATGATTTGAGCCTTATTCCCCCGATGGGACCCAATGGTGAGGTGTACTATGTACCTCTTGGGACATCCAACATAACAACAGTTCTTTATATGAATAAGAAGCTTGTAGAATCTCTTGGATTCTCTGCTCCCAAGACGTACGAGGATATTGTTGCTATGGTTCCTGCTGCAAAGAAAAAAGGTCTCACAGTTCTTGAGATAGCCGGTGGTACAGGCTGGGTATGGGGTTCCTGCTTTATGTCCGGTGTTGTTGCAAGAATAACAGGTGATCCACACTGGGTGAGCAAGGCTGTTAAGGGCGAGAAGAAGTTTACTGACCCTGATTTTGTTGCTTCTCTTGCTATAATAAAGAAGATGGTTGATGACGGTGTTATCGACAAGAAATCTCTTCTTGTTGACTACGGCGGAGCTCTTACCAACTTTAACAATGGCAAGTCCCTCTTTATGATAGACGGACAGTGGAGAGCAGGAAGCATAGATCCTACACTTGCAGAGGACACAATTCTTCTTCCTCTACCCAAGCTTCCTGGACAGAAACCAGGTATGGATGATTCTGTTGCTGCTGCTATATCCATTGGATATGGTCTTACCAAGAAAGGTTCAGAGGATGCTGCAGTAAGAAATGCTGGTGTTAAGTTCCTTGAGTATTTTAACAGTGTTCCTGAGGTTACAATTCGTCTTCAGGATGGTGCTATTGTTGCTCCTGTTCTCAAGAACTTCCCTGTTCCTGAGGACCTGCCTACAATCAGCAAGCGCAAAATAGAGCTTGCTAACAGGGCAAAAATCGTAACAGATGTTATAGATGCCTATCTTGCAGGTGCAGCCAACGAGACACTCAATGCAGGAATGCAGAAGATCGTAGGTGGAGAAATAACTCCAGAACAGCTTGCAAAGCAGGTGGAAGAGCTTGCTCGCCAGTAATATGGCCGGTATCAAGATACGCAATTGAGAGTTTTAAGGAGGGGGCATCGCCCCCTCCTTTTGGAGGAGGAAAGTAGATGACAGAGAGATTAAAGAAGAACCTTGTTTCTTTTTGGGTGATGGTAGGGCCGGCCTTGCTTGTGTATACCTTTATACTTGCCTATCCTGTTCTTTATTCCATAGGACTCAGCTTTACGGATTATAATCCCAATATGGGTAACACTGGTAAATGGATGGGCTTGTCCTTATATGCAAAAATGTTTAAGGATCCTCTTTTCTGGCATGCTTTTAAGAACAATATGATAGTTGTTCTCGTATCAGTTTTTGGCCAGATTCCACTGGGATTTGTTCTTGCTTATATACTTTTTAGAAGAATGGTTAGAGCAAGGAACTTTTTTCAGGCTGTTGTTTTTATGCCACAGTTTCTTTCTACAATAGTTATCGGAATTTTGTGGAAGCGTCTTTTTGAGGCCGATGGAGCTGTTGCCACATTCTTGCAATGGCTTACACAGAATCCCGATGCCCAGTTTGACCTTATGTTAAGAGCGGATACTGTTATGTATCCCATTGGCTTTGTCTTGATATGGATGTATACGGGATTTTATATGATAGTTTTTCTTGCCAACCTTCAGAAGCTAGATGTACAGCTTGTGGAAGCAGCCAAGATAGATGGAGCTACGGAGGCACAGATATTTGCAAGAATTATTATGCCTCTTTTATCTGGTACTATACTTGTATCAGCTATACTTGCTATAGCAGGTTCTCTCAAGGGCTTTGACCTTATCTTTGCCATGACGGACAGGGGACTGACAAGGCAAAATGCTATGGTTTTGCCCATATATATGTACCAGGTGGCTTTTAATAACTACAATGACCCGTTGCGCTTTTCTTATGGAGCAGCCATTGCAAATACCGTTGTTCTTATCAGTGTAGGACTCATAATGTTTGCCAACTGGATCTCCAGTAAGTTTGATACAGGAGCTGATATATGATAGAACAATTGACAGTTGTAGAAGGCCAGGCCAGATGGCAGGATAAGGTCGCCAATGTAGTTGGCAAAACGGTTTCTTATATAGTATTTATTACTTGGGCATTGCTCACATTGCTTCCTATAGTATGGATGGGATATTCTTCTTTTAAATCCAACGAGGAGCTTAACCGCAGTGTATTTGCTCTTCCCCATGATATGTTTGATAATGCACATGACGAGTACAAGGTGCTCAAGCATGGTCCTGGCATAAGATATCCCAAGGATCTCAAAGTACCAAAAGAGCAGACAATAGTGATAGAGTCTACAACAATAGCTCCGGGCAGAAGATATATGGTATTTTTTCTTGACAAAAAAGATCTTCCGCCTGCATTGGCAAACTTAAAACCCGGTGATAAGTTGACTGTGGATCAGCTTCCCAAAAAGTATCAAACTCATATACATTGGAAGACGGTCTGGTTTAACTATGAGTCTGCAATAACCTACGGAAAACTGGGGCTTAAGTTTATTAACAGCATAATATATACGGCAGGTTCCACTCTGCTTATTGTGCTCCTGAGTCTCATGGTGGGATTTGCTCTAGGTAAACTCCCATTTCCCAAGCTTTCTGCAGTCATCGGAGGATTTTTTGGTCTTGGTTACCTGTTGAGCATACCTTCAATAATAATCCCTCTGTTTCTTATGATGTCCAGTGTAGGACTTGTGGATACTCACATAGGAATAATCATTGTTTATGTAGCCTTTGGACTTCCTCTGGGCGTCATGCTTGCTTCTCAGTTTATCAAGGGATTACCAGACAGCCTTGTGGAGTCTGCATACATAGACGGTGCTAGTCTTATGCGCATGTTTTTTAGCATCATTGTTCCCATGGCAAGACCCGTTGCAATAACAATAGGAATTATAAACGGACTTGGCATATGGAATGAGTTCCTTCTTGTCCTTGTTCTTGCAAGTTCCGAGGCAACAAAATCACTACCTGTGGGAGTCTTCTCCTTCTCAAGCCTCACAAGTACCCAGCTTGGCTGGCAAATGGCAGCTCTTGTAATAGCCGCACTTCCCGTAATTATTGTTTATGCTATATTTAACAGGAGAATAGCAGAAGGTGTTGTTGCAGGTGCCGTAAAAGGCTGAAAAATATAAACCGAACGGAGCCATGACAAGCATGGCTCCTTTTTAATAGGAGAAAAAATGAAGCCGCCCTCTTATATAAGAGTAAAAGAGCTTATTACGAATGAAGAAAGCAAAACTTTTTCTGATGAGTTTATTTTTACGCTAAAACAATATTCTATTGGAGACAGCCTTCCTCCTTCTATAAGTGCAATCAAGGACGAGACACTGCCTGAGGAGGGGTATATTCTTGATACCAGAGGAGAATCAATACTTATAAAATACAAAGATAGTAGAGGACTCCTGTGGGCTGTAAAGACGTTATATCTTCTTACAGACATAAAGAACAACAGCATCCCTTCTGTTTTTATCAAAGATTGGCCGGATGTCTCCAGAAGGGCATTTATGCTTGATATCAGCAGGGATAAGGTTCCCAGCCTTTCCACTGTGTTTGAGATGATAGATATTTTATCACTTCTTAAGTTTAACGAGATACAGTTGTATATAGAACACACTTTTGCATACAGAGGGCATGAGGTAGTATGGAAAAATGCCTCCCCCTATACCCCTGCAGATATAATGAGATTGCAGCAGTATGCGGCTGCCAGAGGGATAGAACTTGTACCCAACCAAAACTCGCTGGGGCATATGGAGAGATGGCTCAAGCATAATAAATACAGGCATCTAGCGGAGAAACCGGATGGATTTACTGATCCTTGGGGGGTTTTCAGGGCAGATCCTTCTACGTTATGCCCTACGGATACTGATTCTCTTGTGCTTGTAAAAGACTTGTATTCGCAGCTTTTGCCTTTATTTTCCTCTCCTTTATGTAATGTGGGAGGTGATGAGCCTTTTGAGTTTGGAAGTGGAAGAAGTAAGGCAGAGTGTGATAAGAGGGGGAAGTCGTCTGTTTATCTGGATTATATTCTCAAGCTCAGAGATATTGCCGCATCTTATGGCAAAAGAATACAAGTCTGGGGGGATTTTATTCTTGAGCATAACGAAATTTTGGATAAACTTCCTCATGATGTTATTGTTGCAGACTGGTGGTACGATGCTGGTTATAAGTTTTCCGAGCATGCGCAATCTTTTAGAGAGCGTGATATTCCTTTTTATCTGTGCGTTGGGACTTCTTCCTGGCTTTCTCTTGGAGGGCGATGGGAAAACGCACGGCAGAATATCCTTGAGGCTATAGAGGCCGCAAGGCAAAGCTCTCCGCTGGGACTTATGATTACGGACTGGGGGGACCAGGGGCATTTTCAGCAGCTTGCAGTGTCCATGCCCATGCTTGCCTTGTTTGGAATTGCTGCATGGGATAATTCTGTAACAGATGATGTCGCACTATGGGAAAATGCAGGGCTTGATTTTACAGCTTCTCACATCTACGGTGATACAGAACTTTCTGTAGCTGCATATAAGCTTGCAAATCTTCCTATTATAAAGGAAGCCGGATGGCATAATACAAGCCCTCTTGCTGTCATACTGATAGACCATTTTTATCCTTATTATAGATCTTCTTATTCTCAGTTTAGAAACAGAAGTTTTTCTCCTGAGAAAGATATTATAGCAGAAGCAAGGGAATCTGCTGTTTCTGCTTCTCCATCCCTTTGGAAGGACGAGCTTCTTTTTACCTGCGATATTCTTGATTTTGCCTCAGATTATGCGGAGGCTTTTCTTGCAACACCTGATTTTAAGGCTTCTCAGATTGAGCCATCTGTTTCTTCTGAGCTTTTCACACGTCTTGAGCGGCTTGTTTTTGACTATGAGACAAGGTGGCTTATGAGAAACCGTATGGGCGGACTTGTCGATAGTGTAGGAAAGCTTAAGGGGATTTTTGATCTCCTTGTCAGATAGGCGGGGCATTGCCCCGCTTTTTTAGTCTTGTCTTTTTTTCTGCATGGATGCATTATTGTACAGGGGTTTTATGAGTATCGAATATTTGAGAAAGCCGGAATGGCTTAAGATAGATCTTGGCTTGTCGGATGATCTCAAGCTTGTAAAAAAAGAACTCAGGGATAAGGGGCTGAGTACGGTATGTGAAGAGGCTCGCTGTCCAAACCTGCATGAGTGCTGGGGCAAATTTAGGACAGCTACGTTTCTTCTCCTGGGGGATGTGTGTACTCGTTTGTGTAAGTTTTGCTCTGTAAAACATGGTCGTCCTTCTGCTGTAGATAAAAACGAGCCAACAAGGGTTGCGGATGCTGTAAAACGATTGGGAATTAGGCATGTTGTTCTTACAATGGTTACGAGAGATGATCTTGTCGATGGTGGAGCTTCTATTGTAGCGGGTACTGTCAGAGCTGTGAGGGGTGTGGATGAGTCCATAACAACTGAGGTTCTTGTATCTGATTTTAGGGGCAACAGTGAGGCTCTTTCTATTCTTGCTGAGTCTGAGCCTGATATTGTGAGTCATAATATTGAGACAGTAAGAGCTCTGACTCCAAAAGTGCGCTCTGGCTTTTCTTATGATGCTTCTCTTGAGTTCTTAAAAAAGGCTGGGGAGGCCATTTCTTCTTATGGTGGTATTCTTAAGTCCAGTCTTATGCTGGGGCTCGGAGAAACAGAAGAGGATGTACGTGAGTCTTTGATGGATCTCAGGCACTGCGGCGTAAGGATTGTAAATATAGGGCAGTATTTGCAGCCTTCCAAGGAGCAGATATCTGTTGTGCGTTATGTTAGGCCCGAGGAGTTTTATTCTTATAAGGAATATGCTCTTTCTATTGGTTTTGATGTCTGCAATTCTGGTCCTCTTGTCAGGTCAAGCTATCATGCTGAGGACAGTGCAGGTCTTATAGGTTCTAGGTAGCTTCTTGCCGCAGGCAGGCAGAAGGTGCTTTCTTCTGTGTTTTCCAAGGTTTTTAGCGCCTTCTGCCGTTCGGTATAAATTTTTTTTTATTAAATGCTGACAAAATTGATAATGTTTGATAATATCCTATCGATATTATTTGATTTTTTTATTGTTTTGGATAATTCTTTTTAGTATATCCGGAAAGGGAGGCGTTGTGATTAAAGCGCTGTTTACAAAACAGAAGCCTATGCGCAGGGTGCTTCTTGCACTTTTGCCTGTGTTGTTATGGGCTCTTTATTTTTACGGGATACGGCTGCTTCTTCTGGGGTTGGTTGTTTTTCCCGTTGGGATTTTGGTCGAGTTTGTCATGGAGAAGAGGCGAGGACGCAAGGTCAGCGAGGCTGTTCTTGTGACCTGTCTGTTGTATCTTCTGTCTCTGCCCCCGGCTGTTCCTCTGTGGATTGCGGGAGTTGGTATTGCTTTTGGTGTGTTTATGGCCAAAGAGGTTTATGGCGGATTTGGCCGCAATGTGTTTAATCCTGCTATTGCGGGCAGGCTTTTTGTGTATATTACATTCCCCAATTTTATGACGCGCTCATGGATGGTGCCAGGGGGCTGGGGGCTTTCTCCAGATGCTCTGACGGCGGCTACTCCGCTTGATGCCATAAGACAGGGACTTGCTCCGCCGCTGTGGGATATGGTGAGTGGTATTCATCCTGGTAGTATGGGTGAGAGCGCTATTGTGCTCATTGTTCTTGCAGGGCTTTATCTTGCTTTTACCAATACGGCAAGCTGGAGGACAATGGTTTCTGTTCTTGTAGGTGCTGCAGGGCTTTCTTTTTTGCTCAATTTGATTGGCGTTTCTTCTGTTGCATCTCCTGTGTATACTCTTTTGTCCGGTAGTTTGCTTTTTGTGGCTGTTTTTATGGCAACTGATCCTGTTACTGCGCCCAACAGCAAGAAAGCGCACTGGGTTTATGGTCTTATTATTGGTTTTGTTGTTGTTCTCATAAGGTCGTTTTCTCTTTTCTCAGAGGGGACAAGCTTTGCCATACTACTTGCCAATACTGCTGCGCCTCTCTTGGATGAGCTTTTGCCCGCGGCAAAAAAGAAGACTGCTTCCGGGGGTAAAAAATGAACAGGGATTCTGTTGTTTATGTTGTTATTTTTGCTTTTCTTATTGCTTTTGTTTTTGTGGGAGTTTTGAGTGCTGCCTACATTGGAACAAAGACTATCGTGGATGACAACAGGGAGTTTGCCTTTTATAGTGCGCTTCTTTCTTCTCTTGGGCTGGATGTATCGGATAAAGCTTCTGTTGAGTCTGCTTTTTCCTCGGTGGAGGTTGCTGGATATGAGGGGCAGGATATATACAGGCTAAAAAACGCTGATAATGGTTACAACTATGCCATTGTTGTATCCGGGCCAGGATTGTGGGGTACTGTCTCCATTGTGCTTGCTGTGAGCGAAGATCTTAGCCGTATAAGAGGCCTTTCTATACTGGATCAGAACGAGACTCCCGGGCTGGGTGGTAGAATCACTGAGAATTGGTTTCTTGCTCAGTTTAAAGGCGAGTCTGTTTCTACTTCTGGTATAGATGTTGTGCAGACTGGTGGAAGCGGAGATGCGGATCGTTCTAACAGTAAGGTGGACGGTATAACAGGTGCTACGCGCACAAGCGATGCTATGGAAGCGATAGTCAATAAGGGGCTTAAGACCCTGAGAGAGGCGGTTTCTTCTCTCTCAGATTCTGATTTTGTATCTGCTGCGGGGAGGTAAGTATGGGGATGAAAGATATTTTCAAAGAAAATACATGGAGTAATAATCCTATTTTTATTCAGATCTTGGGTATATGTTCCACTCTTGCTGTTACCAACAAGCTTACCAATACTCTTATTATGACTATTGGTGTTATGGCTGTTACTGCCTTTTCCAGCCTTACGGTATCTGCTCTTAAGTCTCTTATCCCTCATAAGGTGAGGATGATAACTCAGACTCTTATAATTG is a window encoding:
- a CDS encoding family 20 glycosylhydrolase; its protein translation is MKPPSYIRVKELITNEESKTFSDEFIFTLKQYSIGDSLPPSISAIKDETLPEEGYILDTRGESILIKYKDSRGLLWAVKTLYLLTDIKNNSIPSVFIKDWPDVSRRAFMLDISRDKVPSLSTVFEMIDILSLLKFNEIQLYIEHTFAYRGHEVVWKNASPYTPADIMRLQQYAAARGIELVPNQNSLGHMERWLKHNKYRHLAEKPDGFTDPWGVFRADPSTLCPTDTDSLVLVKDLYSQLLPLFSSPLCNVGGDEPFEFGSGRSKAECDKRGKSSVYLDYILKLRDIAASYGKRIQVWGDFILEHNEILDKLPHDVIVADWWYDAGYKFSEHAQSFRERDIPFYLCVGTSSWLSLGGRWENARQNILEAIEAARQSSPLGLMITDWGDQGHFQQLAVSMPMLALFGIAAWDNSVTDDVALWENAGLDFTASHIYGDTELSVAAYKLANLPIIKEAGWHNTSPLAVILIDHFYPYYRSSYSQFRNRSFSPEKDIIAEARESAVSASPSLWKDELLFTCDILDFASDYAEAFLATPDFKASQIEPSVSSELFTRLERLVFDYETRWLMRNRMGGLVDSVGKLKGIFDLLVR
- a CDS encoding sugar ABC transporter permease, with protein sequence MTERLKKNLVSFWVMVGPALLVYTFILAYPVLYSIGLSFTDYNPNMGNTGKWMGLSLYAKMFKDPLFWHAFKNNMIVVLVSVFGQIPLGFVLAYILFRRMVRARNFFQAVVFMPQFLSTIVIGILWKRLFEADGAVATFLQWLTQNPDAQFDLMLRADTVMYPIGFVLIWMYTGFYMIVFLANLQKLDVQLVEAAKIDGATEAQIFARIIMPLLSGTILVSAILAIAGSLKGFDLIFAMTDRGLTRQNAMVLPIYMYQVAFNNYNDPLRFSYGAAIANTVVLISVGLIMFANWISSKFDTGADI
- a CDS encoding carbohydrate ABC transporter permease; the protein is MIEQLTVVEGQARWQDKVANVVGKTVSYIVFITWALLTLLPIVWMGYSSFKSNEELNRSVFALPHDMFDNAHDEYKVLKHGPGIRYPKDLKVPKEQTIVIESTTIAPGRRYMVFFLDKKDLPPALANLKPGDKLTVDQLPKKYQTHIHWKTVWFNYESAITYGKLGLKFINSIIYTAGSTLLIVLLSLMVGFALGKLPFPKLSAVIGGFFGLGYLLSIPSIIIPLFLMMSSVGLVDTHIGIIIVYVAFGLPLGVMLASQFIKGLPDSLVESAYIDGASLMRMFFSIIVPMARPVAITIGIINGLGIWNEFLLVLVLASSEATKSLPVGVFSFSSLTSTQLGWQMAALVIAALPVIIVYAIFNRRIAEGVVAGAVKG
- a CDS encoding extracellular solute-binding protein; amino-acid sequence: MKKTLLTLLMFALVAGFAFASASQETGGGKKVTIDVLAYGDNANPEGQNWIRIVEAFMNENPNVDVKYELLYDEAYHQKVTARLASGDVPDMAYMGADARWGKPWQEAGQQVDHRPFLDANYYDLSLIPPMGPNGEVYYVPLGTSNITTVLYMNKKLVESLGFSAPKTYEDIVAMVPAAKKKGLTVLEIAGGTGWVWGSCFMSGVVARITGDPHWVSKAVKGEKKFTDPDFVASLAIIKKMVDDGVIDKKSLLVDYGGALTNFNNGKSLFMIDGQWRAGSIDPTLAEDTILLPLPKLPGQKPGMDDSVAAAISIGYGLTKKGSEDAAVRNAGVKFLEYFNSVPEVTIRLQDGAIVAPVLKNFPVPEDLPTISKRKIELANRAKIVTDVIDAYLAGAANETLNAGMQKIVGGEITPEQLAKQVEELARQ
- the lipA gene encoding lipoyl synthase, yielding MSIEYLRKPEWLKIDLGLSDDLKLVKKELRDKGLSTVCEEARCPNLHECWGKFRTATFLLLGDVCTRLCKFCSVKHGRPSAVDKNEPTRVADAVKRLGIRHVVLTMVTRDDLVDGGASIVAGTVRAVRGVDESITTEVLVSDFRGNSEALSILAESEPDIVSHNIETVRALTPKVRSGFSYDASLEFLKKAGEAISSYGGILKSSLMLGLGETEEDVRESLMDLRHCGVRIVNIGQYLQPSKEQISVVRYVRPEEFYSYKEYALSIGFDVCNSGPLVRSSYHAEDSAGLIGSR
- a CDS encoding RnfABCDGE type electron transport complex subunit D → MIKALFTKQKPMRRVLLALLPVLLWALYFYGIRLLLLGLVVFPVGILVEFVMEKRRGRKVSEAVLVTCLLYLLSLPPAVPLWIAGVGIAFGVFMAKEVYGGFGRNVFNPAIAGRLFVYITFPNFMTRSWMVPGGWGLSPDALTAATPLDAIRQGLAPPLWDMVSGIHPGSMGESAIVLIVLAGLYLAFTNTASWRTMVSVLVGAAGLSFLLNLIGVSSVASPVYTLLSGSLLFVAVFMATDPVTAPNSKKAHWVYGLIIGFVVVLIRSFSLFSEGTSFAILLANTAAPLLDELLPAAKKKTASGGKK
- a CDS encoding FMN-binding protein, which translates into the protein MNRDSVVYVVIFAFLIAFVFVGVLSAAYIGTKTIVDDNREFAFYSALLSSLGLDVSDKASVESAFSSVEVAGYEGQDIYRLKNADNGYNYAIVVSGPGLWGTVSIVLAVSEDLSRIRGLSILDQNETPGLGGRITENWFLAQFKGESVSTSGIDVVQTGGSGDADRSNSKVDGITGATRTSDAMEAIVNKGLKTLREAVSSLSDSDFVSAAGR